A genomic window from Cloacibacillus evryensis DSM 19522 includes:
- the grdD gene encoding glycine/sarcosine/betaine reductase complex component C subunit alpha: protein MTDNASVKALIGDILGEIIEEAREGGGKKTKVGLMAYGSELGQEELCLGARLAMQNDPGVKVFCIGPKLAGFDDLNWIETAADEHEISAAMEKALGDGVIEGAVALHYPFPVGVTTIGKVFTPGKGKPCFVASSTGTSSPVRTEAMLRNAIYGIAVAKSAGVAEPTVGILNLDGAQTVLRALQKLKDNGYGINFADSIRKDGGAIFRGNDLLAGAADVCVTDTLTGNVLMKLFGAWTTGGNYEAMGWGYGPSAGEGWNKVISIISRASGAPVIASALSLNASAAKNGLPAIVAKELAAAKAAGLDELIEAMQPKQAAAEEDVKAPAAEPTDEEIHGVDVLEIENAVKALWKAGIYAESSMGCTGPVIKFAKKNEEKVKGVLTAANYL from the coding sequence ATGACAGATAACGCATCCGTAAAGGCCTTGATAGGCGATATACTGGGCGAGATAATAGAAGAGGCCAGAGAGGGCGGCGGCAAAAAGACCAAAGTCGGCCTTATGGCGTACGGCAGCGAGCTGGGGCAGGAAGAACTTTGCCTCGGCGCGCGGCTCGCGATGCAGAACGATCCCGGCGTTAAAGTTTTTTGCATCGGGCCGAAGCTCGCGGGTTTTGACGACCTCAACTGGATCGAGACGGCGGCGGACGAGCACGAGATATCCGCGGCCATGGAAAAGGCGCTCGGCGACGGGGTCATCGAAGGCGCGGTAGCCCTCCACTACCCGTTCCCGGTCGGTGTAACCACAATAGGAAAAGTTTTCACGCCCGGCAAAGGAAAGCCGTGTTTCGTAGCCTCCTCTACGGGCACGTCGTCCCCGGTCAGGACCGAGGCGATGCTCCGCAACGCCATCTACGGCATCGCGGTGGCAAAGTCCGCCGGAGTGGCCGAGCCGACAGTCGGCATCCTCAACCTCGACGGCGCGCAGACGGTGCTCCGCGCGCTCCAGAAGCTTAAGGACAACGGCTACGGGATCAACTTTGCCGACAGCATCAGAAAAGACGGCGGCGCGATCTTCCGCGGCAACGACCTGCTCGCCGGCGCGGCCGACGTCTGCGTAACGGACACCCTCACCGGCAACGTCCTCATGAAGCTCTTCGGAGCCTGGACGACCGGCGGCAACTATGAGGCGATGGGCTGGGGTTACGGTCCCTCCGCGGGAGAGGGCTGGAACAAAGTCATCTCGATCATATCCCGCGCCTCGGGCGCTCCCGTGATCGCCTCCGCGCTTTCGCTCAACGCGAGCGCCGCGAAGAACGGTCTTCCCGCGATCGTGGCGAAGGAGCTGGCCGCGGCCAAGGCCGCCGGACTAGACGAGCTGATCGAGGCTATGCAGCCCAAACAGGCGGCGGCTGAGGAAGATGTCAAAGCGCCTGCCGCCGAGCCGACCGACGAAGAGATCCACGGCGTCGACGTCCTTGAGATAGAGAACGCCGTCAAGGCGCTCTGGAAGGCGGGCATCTACGCAGAATCCTCAATGGGCTGCACCGGACCCGTCATCAAGTTTGCGAAGAAGAACGAGGAGAAGGTCAAGGGAGTTCTTACTGCCGCGAACTATCTCTAA
- the grdC gene encoding glycine/sarcosine/betaine reductase complex component C subunit beta — MPNAAIKAAAYSLNHTPELGLWYGNTPFVERETHPDSEFLKELPKYQQNYHEAASYAPNLTYIGAMEIEDFETRPQPWYKNLEPKEIRFGKYGEIMPEDESLAFIDICDVFDLIWLEKDFAAAAKEKIARHPLMREDIVARLEAGHDAAEIENEVKTAGALPLYFEGKVVGCARRGHEVDPNLTAYELLVNITCKASAVLSLLHLIQNSGMKPEDIDFVVECSEEAAGDMNQRGGGNFAKAIAEIAGCANASGCDVRGFCAGPVNAVLAGASMVAAGTRKNVAVIAGGAIPKLYMNARDHVKKELPALENCIGSFGILIVPDDGTLPVIRLDAIGKHTVGAGASPQTVTSVLTYEPLQKVGLTFADVDKFSPELHNPEITLPAGAGDVPTANFKMIAALAVMKKAIEKADMVKFTKEHGMTGFVHTQGHIPSGVPFMGHAADAINAGKMTRAMIIGKGSLFLGRLTNLADGASFLIEKPQPKQAEATVSKEEIRELILESLGELAASLKK; from the coding sequence ATGCCAAACGCGGCGATCAAAGCGGCAGCCTATTCACTAAACCATACACCCGAGCTCGGACTCTGGTATGGCAACACCCCCTTTGTAGAAAGGGAGACGCACCCCGATTCAGAATTCCTCAAAGAGCTTCCCAAGTATCAGCAGAACTATCACGAGGCGGCCAGCTACGCCCCGAACCTTACATACATCGGCGCCATGGAGATAGAGGATTTTGAGACGCGCCCCCAGCCCTGGTACAAAAACCTTGAACCGAAAGAGATCCGCTTCGGGAAATATGGCGAGATCATGCCGGAGGATGAAAGCCTCGCTTTTATCGACATCTGCGACGTCTTTGACCTTATTTGGCTTGAGAAGGACTTCGCCGCCGCCGCCAAAGAAAAGATAGCCAGGCATCCCCTGATGCGCGAGGATATCGTAGCGCGCCTCGAGGCCGGCCACGACGCGGCGGAGATAGAGAACGAAGTCAAGACTGCCGGCGCGCTGCCGCTCTATTTTGAGGGCAAGGTCGTCGGCTGCGCGAGGAGAGGCCATGAGGTCGACCCGAACCTCACCGCTTACGAGCTGCTGGTGAACATCACCTGCAAGGCGAGCGCCGTCCTTTCCCTGCTCCACCTGATACAGAACAGCGGCATGAAGCCCGAGGATATCGACTTTGTCGTCGAGTGCTCGGAAGAGGCTGCCGGCGACATGAACCAGCGCGGCGGCGGCAACTTCGCGAAGGCCATCGCCGAGATCGCGGGCTGCGCGAACGCCTCCGGCTGCGACGTGCGCGGCTTCTGCGCCGGTCCCGTCAACGCGGTGCTTGCCGGCGCGTCGATGGTTGCTGCCGGTACCCGCAAAAATGTCGCGGTCATCGCCGGCGGCGCGATCCCCAAGCTTTATATGAACGCGCGCGACCACGTCAAAAAGGAGCTTCCCGCTCTTGAAAACTGCATCGGCTCCTTCGGGATACTCATCGTTCCCGACGACGGCACGCTGCCCGTGATCCGCCTTGACGCGATCGGAAAACATACGGTCGGCGCGGGCGCTTCGCCGCAGACGGTCACCTCCGTCCTCACCTACGAGCCTCTCCAGAAGGTCGGACTTACATTTGCCGACGTAGACAAGTTCTCGCCCGAGCTCCATAACCCCGAGATAACGCTTCCCGCAGGCGCGGGTGACGTGCCGACGGCGAACTTCAAGATGATCGCGGCCCTCGCGGTGATGAAGAAGGCGATCGAGAAGGCCGACATGGTGAAGTTTACTAAGGAGCACGGCATGACCGGCTTCGTCCACACGCAGGGGCATATCCCTTCGGGCGTGCCCTTCATGGGACACGCCGCCGACGCCATCAACGCCGGCAAGATGACCCGCGCGATGATCATCGGCAAGGGCAGCCTCTTCCTTGGCCGCCTTACCAACCTGGCGGACGGTGCCTCGTTCCTCATCGAGAAGCCGCAGCCCAAGCAGGCGGAAGCCACGGTCAGCAAAGAAGAGATCCGCGAACTCATTCTTGAGAGCCTCGGAGAACTTGCCGCCAGCCTTAAGAAGTAA
- a CDS encoding aminotransferase class I/II-fold pyridoxal phosphate-dependent enzyme, whose amino-acid sequence MTVSKLNLDEVRKKYEGLKKLGLKLDMSRGKPETAQLDLSIPMLHALDDNNFISENGMDVRNYGEYKGIPEVRRLFGEILGVPAEQVLAGGSSSINMISDALKRCFINGPMPGFTPWSKLGKVKFICPVPGYDWHFHICDTYGIEMLPVETREDGPDMDEVERLAKDPEVRGMICVPMYSNPTGFTYSDETVERLAAMAAVPDFRLIWDNAYCMHHLYDDERDSLANIYDACVRHGNADRVLLFTSTSKITFAGGGVCAMAASPANIQCAGDLIRYQLVCYDKVNQLRHTRFLPDKEAVEKHMRKHADIVRPKFELVLRELERELGGLGIARWGKPKGGYFICFEAQKGSAKKIIRLCEEAGVKLTPAGATYPHGSDPQDSIIRIAPTYPPLEELRQAVEVFTTAVKLAAAERA is encoded by the coding sequence ATGACGGTAAGCAAGCTTAATTTGGATGAAGTTCGCAAAAAATACGAAGGTTTGAAAAAACTTGGACTGAAGCTCGACATGTCCAGAGGAAAACCGGAGACGGCACAGCTCGACCTCTCAATTCCGATGCTTCACGCGCTGGATGACAATAATTTTATCAGCGAAAACGGTATGGATGTGCGCAATTACGGCGAATATAAAGGGATACCAGAGGTGCGCCGCCTTTTTGGCGAAATACTCGGCGTGCCGGCGGAGCAGGTCCTGGCAGGCGGAAGTTCGAGTATCAATATGATCTCAGACGCGCTTAAAAGATGTTTCATCAACGGCCCGATGCCTGGGTTCACGCCCTGGTCTAAGCTCGGCAAGGTTAAATTTATCTGCCCGGTTCCCGGTTATGACTGGCATTTCCACATCTGCGACACTTACGGGATAGAAATGCTCCCCGTGGAGACTCGCGAGGACGGCCCCGATATGGACGAGGTCGAGAGGCTGGCTAAGGACCCCGAAGTGCGCGGGATGATCTGCGTCCCGATGTATTCAAATCCCACAGGCTTTACGTATTCCGACGAGACCGTCGAGCGGCTTGCCGCGATGGCGGCGGTCCCGGATTTCCGCCTGATATGGGACAACGCCTATTGTATGCACCATCTGTACGACGACGAGCGGGATTCGCTCGCGAACATCTACGACGCCTGCGTCAGGCATGGGAACGCTGACAGGGTGCTCCTCTTCACATCCACATCTAAGATAACCTTTGCCGGCGGCGGCGTCTGCGCGATGGCGGCAAGCCCCGCGAATATCCAGTGCGCGGGCGACCTCATCCGCTATCAGCTCGTCTGTTATGACAAGGTGAACCAGCTTCGCCACACGCGCTTCCTGCCTGATAAGGAAGCCGTGGAAAAGCATATGCGGAAGCACGCTGATATCGTGCGCCCGAAGTTTGAGCTGGTGCTGCGGGAGCTGGAGCGCGAGCTCGGCGGCCTCGGCATCGCGCGTTGGGGCAAACCCAAGGGCGGATATTTCATCTGTTTTGAGGCGCAGAAGGGCAGCGCGAAAAAAATAATCCGCCTCTGTGAAGAAGCTGGAGTCAAGCTGACGCCGGCCGGCGCGACATACCCGCACGGCAGCGATCCGCAGGACAGCATAATCAGGATCGCCCCCACCTATCCGCCGCTGGAGGAGCTCCGGCAGGCTGTGGAGGTATTCACCACGGCTGTGAAGTTGGCGGCGGCCGAGAGGGCGTAG
- a CDS encoding D-2-hydroxyacid dehydrogenase, with amino-acid sequence MQDKKKIVVLDGYTVHSDDLSWKELGALGDLTVYDRTSQTDEQEVIDRIGDAELVYTKKVPITKNIIDACPSVKFINMLATGYNIIDVAYAKEKGIPVANIPTYGTAAVSQYAIALMLEACLHVGHHSATVHEGKWENNVDWCYWDYPLIELEGKTLGILGLGKIGVHTAATAGALGMKVLAYDPYPTNAGRAVADYVDFETLLASADIIAMHMPLNSFSKGLINKSNIEKMKDGVIIVNNSRGQIVVEQDLADALNSGKVAAAAVDVVSSEPITGDNPLLHAKNCIITPHISWASKECRQRIIDCAVANAKAYIAGKCINIVNK; translated from the coding sequence ATGCAGGACAAGAAGAAGATCGTTGTTTTGGATGGCTACACAGTACATTCGGATGATTTAAGCTGGAAAGAATTAGGCGCTTTGGGAGACCTGACCGTGTATGACCGCACGTCGCAGACGGACGAGCAAGAGGTGATAGACCGCATTGGCGACGCCGAATTGGTTTATACGAAAAAGGTGCCGATCACGAAAAATATTATCGACGCCTGCCCGAGCGTAAAATTCATTAATATGCTGGCGACGGGCTACAACATAATCGATGTCGCCTACGCGAAAGAGAAAGGCATCCCCGTCGCCAACATCCCGACTTATGGCACCGCCGCTGTGAGCCAGTATGCGATCGCGCTGATGCTGGAAGCCTGCCTCCATGTAGGCCATCACAGCGCGACGGTACATGAGGGAAAGTGGGAAAATAACGTCGACTGGTGCTATTGGGATTATCCGCTGATCGAACTGGAGGGAAAAACCCTGGGGATTTTAGGCCTCGGCAAGATCGGCGTCCATACCGCCGCTACAGCCGGCGCTCTCGGCATGAAGGTGCTGGCCTATGACCCTTATCCCACGAATGCCGGGCGCGCGGTGGCAGACTACGTTGATTTTGAAACGTTGCTTGCCTCCGCCGATATTATCGCGATGCATATGCCGCTCAACTCATTCAGTAAAGGGCTTATCAACAAGAGCAATATCGAGAAAATGAAGGACGGCGTGATCATCGTCAACAACAGCCGCGGACAGATAGTGGTTGAACAGGATCTGGCGGACGCGCTGAACTCAGGCAAGGTCGCCGCGGCGGCTGTCGACGTAGTCTCATCCGAGCCGATAACAGGCGATAACCCCCTTCTTCACGCCAAGAACTGCATTATCACGCCGCATATTTCCTGGGCTTCCAAAGAATGCCGGCAAAGGATCATCGATTGCGCCGTGGCCAATGCCAAGGCATATATCGCCGGCAAATGCATCAACATCGTCAATAAATAA
- the alr gene encoding alanine racemase, translated as MRAAWAEVSLDQIRKNVRYLMGRTTPPTKLMGVVKANGYGHGVIPVARVLEAEGASYFAVAIPQEGIELRDAGFREPILILGRSFDEDYPLVLEYDLMPAIFSAEQARVLNEGAAKAGKIASVHIKIDTGMARLGFVPGPEAMEEIARIAAMPNIRIEGIFSHFATASSVRDDSYCRGQFAKFTSFTDELEAAGIKIPLKHISNSAAAILYPEMQLDMVRPGMAVYGLYAGPEFMGLPGVEVYPAMEIKAKLASVKRVPSGTKIGYDGTFETKRESLIGVVPMGYVDGVRRSLGNKGAVLLHGRRCPIVGKVCMDQFMIDITDLDDPRENDEVVIIGRQEGEYISAEEFAESCGSVSIEVLCQLGRRMPIVYK; from the coding sequence ATGCGCGCAGCGTGGGCGGAGGTCAGCCTGGACCAGATCCGGAAAAATGTGAGATACCTCATGGGGCGCACGACACCTCCGACTAAATTGATGGGGGTCGTAAAGGCCAACGGTTACGGTCATGGAGTCATTCCCGTGGCGCGGGTCCTCGAGGCGGAGGGGGCAAGTTATTTTGCGGTGGCTATCCCGCAGGAGGGCATAGAACTTCGCGATGCGGGCTTCAGGGAGCCGATACTCATACTTGGACGTTCCTTTGACGAGGACTATCCTTTGGTGCTGGAATACGACCTGATGCCGGCGATCTTCTCGGCTGAGCAGGCACGCGTGCTGAACGAGGGCGCGGCTAAAGCCGGCAAGATCGCGTCGGTTCACATCAAAATAGACACCGGCATGGCTCGCCTTGGCTTTGTCCCCGGACCGGAGGCGATGGAAGAGATAGCGCGCATAGCGGCGATGCCCAACATCAGGATCGAAGGGATATTCTCGCATTTTGCGACTGCTTCCAGCGTCCGCGACGACAGCTATTGCCGCGGTCAGTTTGCTAAGTTCACGAGTTTTACCGACGAGCTTGAGGCAGCGGGGATAAAGATCCCGCTAAAACACATCAGCAACAGCGCCGCTGCGATCCTCTACCCGGAGATGCAGCTTGACATGGTGCGCCCGGGAATGGCGGTCTACGGCCTCTATGCCGGCCCCGAGTTTATGGGATTGCCGGGAGTTGAGGTATATCCCGCGATGGAAATAAAGGCGAAACTTGCCTCCGTAAAGAGAGTACCGAGCGGGACGAAGATCGGTTACGACGGGACTTTTGAGACAAAGCGGGAGTCATTGATAGGCGTGGTACCCATGGGCTACGTGGACGGCGTGCGCCGCAGCCTCGGAAACAAGGGGGCGGTGCTGCTGCACGGCAGGCGCTGCCCTATCGTCGGTAAGGTCTGCATGGATCAATTCATGATAGACATTACTGACTTGGACGATCCGCGCGAAAACGACGAGGTTGTGATAATCGGCAGACAGGAGGGCGAATACATTTCCGCGGAGGAATTCGCCGAGAGCTGCGGCAGCGTCTCTATCGAAGTTCTCTGTCAGCTTGGCAGGAGGATGCCGATAGTCTATAAATGA
- a CDS encoding lactate racemase domain-containing protein: MPILLEEQLNYPLPAMHKVRQSFARPRLDDIKAQIEQEITKKEIAGKIKPGAKVAVAVGSRGIKNLEKIVKEVIVQIKKLGGEPFIVSAMGSHGGGTPEGQREVLAAYGITEKNMGVEVVTSVDVTHIGKTSGGINVYFDSVALGADLVVPINRVKLHTDFVGEIQSGICKMLVIGLGNQVGCTSVHEADFDNFADILIEAAQMIMGRAHVGFGVAILENAYDETAMIEAIPAERIVEREKELVKIAKGNMPTLMIPDIDVLIVEEIGKNISGSGFDPNILGKSFLLKKFVLPVPNIKRMVLFDVTDESHGNAVGVGIFDVITRKVRNKLDLPLMYANALAVKSPEGSKIPITAESEEEALRFAIQLARGADRDRLKIVKIKNTLELGIIEVSDALLDHVASHERLTLVDPVS, translated from the coding sequence ATGCCGATATTACTTGAAGAACAACTGAATTACCCTCTTCCGGCAATGCACAAAGTCCGGCAGAGTTTTGCCAGGCCGAGGCTTGACGATATCAAGGCGCAAATAGAACAAGAGATTACGAAAAAAGAAATTGCCGGGAAAATCAAGCCCGGCGCGAAGGTCGCCGTGGCGGTAGGCAGCCGGGGCATCAAGAACCTTGAAAAGATCGTGAAAGAGGTAATCGTACAAATCAAAAAACTTGGCGGCGAACCGTTCATCGTCTCCGCCATGGGCAGCCATGGCGGAGGTACGCCGGAGGGACAGCGGGAAGTTCTCGCCGCGTACGGGATCACGGAAAAGAATATGGGGGTCGAGGTGGTCACCTCGGTGGATGTGACCCACATAGGAAAAACGTCCGGCGGTATCAACGTATACTTTGACTCCGTCGCGCTGGGCGCTGATCTGGTCGTTCCCATCAACAGGGTAAAATTGCACACTGATTTCGTCGGGGAGATACAGAGCGGCATCTGCAAGATGCTGGTTATCGGACTTGGCAACCAAGTCGGCTGCACCTCGGTGCACGAGGCGGATTTTGACAATTTCGCCGATATTCTGATCGAGGCCGCGCAGATGATCATGGGACGCGCCCACGTCGGATTCGGCGTGGCGATACTTGAAAACGCCTATGACGAAACCGCGATGATCGAGGCTATCCCAGCCGAAAGGATCGTCGAACGGGAAAAAGAGCTGGTAAAAATCGCGAAAGGCAATATGCCTACGCTGATGATTCCCGACATAGACGTCCTGATAGTCGAAGAGATCGGCAAAAACATCTCCGGCTCCGGTTTTGACCCCAACATTCTCGGCAAAAGCTTCCTGCTCAAAAAATTCGTCCTGCCGGTGCCGAACATCAAGCGCATGGTCCTCTTTGACGTCACTGATGAATCTCACGGCAACGCCGTCGGCGTGGGCATTTTTGACGTGATAACACGTAAGGTTCGGAATAAGCTGGATCTTCCCCTGATGTACGCCAACGCGCTGGCCGTCAAATCGCCGGAAGGCTCGAAGATCCCGATCACCGCCGAATCGGAAGAAGAGGCGCTGCGCTTCGCCATTCAATTGGCCAGGGGAGCCGACAGGGACAGGCTGAAAATCGTGAAAATCAAAAACACGCTGGAACTTGGAATAATAGAGGTCTCCGACGCGCTGCTCGATCATGTGGCCTCTCATGAAAGACTGACGCTTGTTGATCCGGTGTCGTAA
- a CDS encoding helix-turn-helix domain-containing protein: MTGITLRTYITYVRVFKAKGLLREGYSVNIVGEMVGFKSISYFISTFTKIEGISPKRYSKLLTSSTEFSWRTAKS; encoded by the coding sequence GTGACGGGCATCACGTTAAGAACATACATCACCTACGTGAGGGTGTTCAAGGCCAAGGGACTTCTGCGGGAAGGCTACAGCGTGAACATTGTGGGCGAGATGGTGGGCTTCAAAAGCATAAGCTACTTTATCAGCACCTTTACCAAAATAGAGGGAATATCACCTAAACGATATTCAAAACTCCTGACTTCCTCGACGGAGTTCAGCTGGCGTACGGCAAAATCATAA
- a CDS encoding AraC family ligand binding domain-containing protein produces MFVLFRTQEWSKLNLHFHEEQEILLTLSGDGEMYINNEVYPIRRGSLFVINNTDFHRSVGKDNEVPYQFCLIHFDPEEVKGVSTANFDLAACFRDHRNFNHRCQLGEDELEGLLKQIKRLAYYLDPECSAYGREVYSKICLSEILIYINSLYEPTMKTSRLQRSEKSPDRITPVIQYIQEHYAEDLSLDSLADMFFISKSHL; encoded by the coding sequence ATGTTTGTTCTTTTTCGCACTCAGGAGTGGAGTAAGCTTAACCTGCATTTTCATGAAGAGCAGGAAATCCTGCTGACGCTCTCCGGAGATGGTGAAATGTACATTAACAACGAGGTATACCCCATTCGGCGCGGTTCTCTGTTTGTCATAAATAATACGGATTTTCACCGCAGCGTGGGCAAAGACAACGAAGTACCCTACCAGTTCTGCCTGATCCACTTCGATCCGGAGGAGGTAAAGGGAGTCTCCACCGCAAATTTTGACCTTGCCGCCTGTTTTCGAGACCACCGGAATTTCAACCACCGCTGCCAGCTCGGCGAAGACGAGTTGGAAGGCTTGCTGAAACAGATCAAAAGACTCGCGTACTACCTTGACCCGGAGTGCTCCGCTTACGGCAGGGAAGTTTACAGCAAGATCTGCCTGTCCGAAATACTCATTTATATTAACTCGCTGTATGAGCCTACCATGAAGACGAGCCGGCTTCAGCGCAGCGAGAAATCTCCGGACAGGATAACTCCGGTCATCCAGTATATCCAGGAGCACTATGCCGAGGATCTTTCTCTGGACAGCCTCGCCGATATGTTCTTTATCAGCAAGTCGCATCTGTGA
- a CDS encoding TRAP transporter permease, translating to MAHTEESNSTTAWGCLFNARRFGARELLAFLIVGLSFAFVTFHLYTGMFGHPEAHFYRSLHLTGVLLLCFTLFPLNRKSWSDKPNIWTVIDIACIILSVALEVYYLWDIEAFELRQVTSPNTADICMGVILWLLVLEGTRRALGVPMVLIAVFFTFQALYSEKMFWIFYGPSTTLKSLVLDMFMQEGGIFGMPLGTIASFVVLFLIFGAFMEETGTGRTFTDLALGAFGSKVGGPAKAAVVGSAFFGMLSGSSCANVTTTGTFTIPLMKRVGYESTYAGGVEACASTGGMFTPPIMGATAFVVAAYLGLSYATVALAAAIPALCYYFALFAAVDFHARKAKIPPLSKEEMPVVKDVLKNGAHLLLPIGLLVYFLVSGYTATTACFWSIVGLFIVSFLKKSSRPGAENIISVCEAAGKATVVTAMACAAAGIIVSSSTLSGVGLKLGTQIVSISGGHLWLAMLLAAVLAVILGMGLTTTAVYIIMVVTVIPPIMQMGVPALAAHMYALFWGVLSNIIPPVAIASFTAAGIAKAGPMKTAARGFVIGLPGLLVFATFVYNPGLIMIGTVSDIVINSVGCLIAVVCFAAVVEGYAFTKINILFRAMLAVCSLISLSPRWDLTFAGLAGGVIILTLNYLAAKKEDLSFGQGQKQEV from the coding sequence ATGGCTCACACAGAAGAATCTAACTCAACGACCGCATGGGGATGCCTGTTCAACGCCCGTAGGTTTGGGGCAAGAGAGCTGCTGGCTTTTCTCATCGTCGGCCTGTCTTTTGCTTTTGTCACCTTTCACCTTTATACTGGGATGTTCGGCCACCCGGAGGCGCATTTTTACAGGTCCCTGCATCTGACCGGCGTGCTGCTGCTATGTTTTACGCTCTTTCCGCTCAACAGAAAGTCGTGGAGCGATAAGCCAAATATTTGGACTGTGATCGACATCGCGTGCATCATCCTGTCCGTCGCGCTGGAAGTTTACTATCTCTGGGACATTGAAGCCTTTGAATTGCGGCAGGTGACCTCTCCCAACACGGCCGACATCTGCATGGGGGTCATCCTCTGGCTTCTGGTCCTGGAGGGCACGCGGCGCGCTCTGGGAGTGCCGATGGTGCTTATCGCCGTTTTCTTTACCTTCCAGGCGCTCTACAGCGAAAAAATGTTCTGGATCTTTTATGGGCCGAGCACTACACTTAAGTCGCTTGTTCTCGATATGTTCATGCAGGAGGGCGGTATTTTTGGCATGCCCCTCGGCACGATCGCCTCTTTCGTCGTCCTATTCCTGATATTCGGAGCTTTCATGGAAGAGACCGGCACCGGGCGTACCTTTACCGATCTGGCCCTGGGAGCCTTTGGCTCAAAAGTCGGCGGTCCCGCCAAAGCGGCGGTGGTCGGCAGCGCCTTCTTCGGCATGCTCTCGGGCAGTTCCTGCGCCAACGTCACCACCACCGGCACATTTACGATTCCTCTGATGAAAAGGGTCGGTTATGAGAGCACATACGCCGGCGGCGTTGAAGCCTGCGCTTCCACCGGCGGTATGTTCACGCCTCCCATTATGGGAGCGACCGCCTTCGTCGTCGCCGCTTACCTGGGCCTTTCCTACGCGACGGTGGCGCTGGCTGCCGCCATTCCCGCGCTGTGCTACTATTTTGCCCTTTTCGCCGCCGTGGACTTCCACGCCAGAAAGGCGAAGATTCCTCCTTTGAGCAAAGAGGAGATGCCGGTGGTGAAAGATGTCTTGAAGAATGGCGCGCATCTGCTGCTCCCGATCGGCCTCCTCGTCTATTTTCTTGTTTCAGGCTACACGGCCACTACGGCCTGTTTCTGGTCGATAGTCGGCCTGTTCATAGTCAGCTTCCTGAAAAAATCCAGCCGTCCCGGCGCCGAAAATATCATCTCCGTCTGCGAGGCGGCGGGCAAGGCGACGGTCGTGACCGCCATGGCCTGCGCCGCGGCGGGGATCATCGTCAGCTCTTCGACGTTATCCGGCGTAGGACTGAAATTGGGAACGCAGATCGTGAGCATTTCCGGCGGGCATCTGTGGCTGGCCATGCTTCTGGCTGCGGTCCTGGCCGTTATATTGGGCATGGGACTGACCACTACCGCGGTGTATATAATCATGGTCGTAACAGTCATCCCTCCCATTATGCAGATGGGCGTTCCCGCCCTGGCGGCTCACATGTACGCGCTCTTCTGGGGCGTGCTCTCAAATATTATTCCGCCTGTGGCGATCGCCTCTTTCACCGCGGCTGGCATAGCCAAGGCCGGCCCGATGAAAACCGCGGCCAGAGGATTCGTCATCGGCCTTCCGGGGCTTCTGGTCTTTGCGACCTTCGTATATAACCCCGGGCTGATCATGATCGGCACCGTCTCCGATATTGTCATTAACAGTGTCGGATGCCTGATAGCGGTAGTTTGCTTCGCGGCTGTTGTCGAAGGATATGCTTTTACGAAGATCAATATCCTTTTCCGCGCCATGTTGGCGGTCTGCTCCTTGATCTCCTTAAGCCCGCGCTGGGATCTGACCTTTGCGGGGCTGGCGGGGGGCGTGATCATCCTGACGCTCAATTATCTCGCTGCCAAAAAAGAAGATCTTAGTTTTGGACAGGGCCAAAAACAGGAGGTGTAA